ActtgaatttaggtgaaagaatcaCTAGATTATCACTTATAGTTTGGGAGATATGAAAATGACAAGCTTTCAGGTGCTGAAAATGGcagttctgtaaatattaatgttTTCTTTAGAGCATTACAGGCAACTTGCAACACAAACCAAGTTTTCATAATAATGATTATTCTTAGAATAAAGTACATCACTCACAGGTCCTAAGAAAAATTATTTCACAGCTATATGTGTTGtcattatttatttatggattttacaagttaaaaacataggaatgctAAATAAACTCCTAAACATGATTTAAGAGGTAGTTTTGCCAAAAACAACACACAACAGCAAAGAGTACTAAAATATAAGCTCAACAAAATTAGTTTCACAATTTTAGCTTTTACCAATAATTTCTTACGAATTTATTAAGAGCTAGACCACATAAGGGATACATATagctatttatatttttagtgggaaaaccagtacaaaagttggtcatttttattttacaacattgAAGATCACGTTTTTCTTAATCCACAGAAATTTGGTTCACTGAATTCAgagttcatatgaattagttatgaatttttaaagcgcGTACCTCTTTCAGCTCAAAAGCTATCTCAGAAATCGATTTCTATTTTCACTCCCCTTTTCTCCAACTTCCACTGGACTTCGCTCACATCGCAGCAACCTGGACATAGGGTCGTGCGAGGCTAAGGTCTCGGGCTGATGGCAAGAGATGGAGCAAGGTCTTGGGCTGACGGCAAGAGACGCTGCCTAGGGCTTCTTCAACCGAAATCAAAAGAGATGAACTCGGGGTGAGTTACAGCCACCTTCTAGCTGCAGCAATGGAGTGGACAACCTATAGAACGTTGCTATAGATGTTCAATATGGAGGGAATTCAAAAGAGGCACCATGGATGAAAAGGAAGCTCACCAAATGGAGGAAAACaaaatgctgctgctgcagccctGCAGGTTGAAACCACcactctcttcttccttctcgatctctctcaactctccatgcatgtgcaagatgTTGGGATGGATGAAAAGCTTAGATGATGGGGATTGTTATGGTCTAATATGCAGAGCTTGAGTTTGGGTTCTTTGATGGGATTTGGGGGAGGAGAAGTGAGTTGGGAGCTCAGCTTgaggaggaaaagaaagaacaagCAAGGGAAGtgaaaggggaggaagaagaaggggttTTCTGCTCACCTTATGTCCTGAGGTGGGGAGAACGCCCAAGGGTGGGTTTTGGGCTAAAAAGGCACCCAAGGTcagtgacaagtgggcccaacTCGTGGTGGTATAAGAGGTAAGGGCTGGAATAGAGGTGGAACAAGAATTTGGGCAGATTTCAGGAATTTTCAGCAATTTTACACATCTTCCAATATGACACTCAGTTAGTTCAAGAAATAATAGTGATATAGTTTTATCCTTTGGTGTGGAGATAGACCTGGACACCTAGTTTccatttttcaaagtttcactaaaaaaattcgaaatattttaattctggtGAAAAGATGAAATTGGTTAGGCTGAAAGTtggtttgaatttttaggaggccAAAACAGAGAGTAAAAATTCCACAACATTTATATTTGTTGATGATAAATAAActagtattttaataaattattatacatGTACACTTCTGTTCAAGTTATTGTTCAAATAGAAGTGGTTTCAATTTTACCGATTAGAGTTAACTTTGTCATCGCCTATGATCAAATTGCAATATAGTAAATATGAAATCTAAAGGACAACAAAAGCACTTCTAAATACCTAGTTATGAACCTAGGGCTGTTACAGAGGAGCGTGTAGGCGGCGGggcgaggagcggcgcgcgggctccCTGGCCTGCTGCCGCCCACGAGGCCCACGAGGCAGATGAATGGTGGCTAGGGGAGAGGAGTGGGGGCTggtggagtggagttgggtggcgGTGACCATCGGCTTAGACCCAGCGAagttgccgtcgccgttagaCCTAGAGGAGTTCGACGACAGTGGCCGTCATTGTTGTCGTCGAAGTCGAGCCCGCTCGCAGCTCGTCCCCTAGCTGCCGCCTCGTGGGCCTCGTGGGCAACGGCCGGCGGGGGAGCCTGTGCGCCGCTCATCTCCCCACCGCCCACGTGCTGCTCCTCCACCGCTCGCGtgccgcccctcccccaccgctcctccccccaccgccaccgcgtcgcccgtcgccggccgtaGACGCCCTCCTGCTCTCCCGCCTCgtagagaagggagagagatagatgagggagagaagagggaaaaagagagaggaggctgcTGTGGCCACGCTAGCATGTGGAgctcacgtgggtcccacgctgactcaaccaccacgtcggataaaacagGGGTCAAAACCATTGAAGGATCTAAAGTAATGatttttgtaagttgagggatgccatatatctggttttacggtttagggacgattttgtaactcgataacaagttgagggaccttcggtgtactttttccggcACAAAATGTACGGTCCAAGCCTAGTGTCCACATGCTCGGCCCATGAAGCTAATGCGGCCCAAGTGGACCCGAGAGAGCGGAGCCGAGAGAAACAGAGCGGAACACGTGTCCTTTCGCTCTTCTCTCCTCCGCTGAGCCGCAACGGCCTCCCTCTCCGCTGCTCCCCCCATCGGCGGCGTCGCTTTCCCACCGGCAACCCTTCCCCTCcccagaagagaagagaagagaagagaagaggtggGATCTGGATTGTGGAGAGGATGGTGAAGACAGTGGTCGGCGAGGAGGCGCAGCTCAAGGCATTGGAGGAAaccctctccgcctccgcctctccaGCTCAGGTTTACCCCTACTCTCTCATCGCCGGCAGCCGCAGCCATCGCCAGATTCATTCGATTTTGATCTTAATCTTGATCTTGACAATCTCAGGTGGGGCTCGTCGTCGGCAAGCTCAGCGCCTCTTCCGACCGTGCCCTTGCCTACTCCCTCATCCCCACGCCGCCCACCGATTCCGGCGCTCCCGCTTGCTCCCTCCTCCGCGCGGCCCCCAACCCCAAGGCCGCCAAAGCTGCCTCTTCCGACGCCTCCTCGTCGCTCGACTTCGATGTCGACTGGGTCGCCGAGCACGCGCGCCAGGTAACAACAACTAACGTTCcttgctactactactagttgtAAGTAGTATCACAATGCCAAAACTCTGCCATCCTTTTATTGTCTTTCTCCTATATCAAAATCTGACTATCTCCTGTAACAATCACAACACCATAGTATTGCAAATCGgaacccccttttttttttatttttttagagaagggtattttttccCTGGCCTCTACGCCCAACCAGATATATGTAgcctttttaaattaggaacttagcgtATTAAACagggaacttagccctcaaataacccaatctaaaattcgctcATGTAGAGATTTGAACTCAAAACCTTGGGGTGCTACTTTACAATCGCAAGGTGCGAACCCCCTTAGTATCTTACTCATGATACCTACTTTACGTGGGTCGATTTTGTAAGATGCGGACCCCCTTTCCCCTATTTTTTCTTGGAAACATCTGAATACATCATCTTCTATCAATGCACAGGTCTCGAGGATGCTTCTTGGAGGAATGACCGTCATAGGTATTTACATATGGGCGTCAGAAGCTTCGTTCAAAGCGACTTCCCCTGCTGTTTTATCACAGGTACCAACTTCTCCTTCCATTGATATTATGGGTTTTGGGAGTCAGGTTGCATCTTTATGTCATGccgttttcttttgttttcgcATCCACGCCCTTCTTTTCCAATGATACCAGCATGGACCTGTATGTAATGGATAATTTGCTTCTTCTATTTTCCAGGTTCTTAGAGCTGTTTCTCAGGTTGCTCCTTTGTATGGCACTGGTGTTGATGAGAGACTGCTCATTCATATTTCTTACAGCCCAAGAAGGTGCTccactatttatttttttggggcTATTGCATTCTTACCCCTATTTTGAAgttcaattgtgattttaccctcGTTTTTTAGGGTTTACATTTTTACCCTTGTTTTCTTTGAAACGAAGAATAGATTTGCCCCTACTTTGGATGGTTGGGTTAACGGTGTTAAGTTGAGTACCAAAAGACATTTATATCCTTGCTTCTATTGCAGATTTGCCCGCCCTTCTGAACAAATAATTGTGTTTTTACCCCTTGTACATGAAACTTGGAACTAACTTGTACACAACATTTTCTTGACTAATCTCTCGTTGTCTCGCGATGCTGCTACATCCTGCTCATGTGCTCCACTCCAAGCTGTATTTGCCTGTCCAAATGCTTCTCTAACTGCAAAACCAAGTTGATACATACATCAATATTATAGTTTGTTTGTTCTTAAGATCAATCAAGATGTGCACACAAGAAAGTATGtttggaagaaaaagagaaCCAATAGCATCTGGAAGACTGAAGTAGGAGGCTTACTCTGCACGCGTCGACAACCGGCCACCGTGGCCTGCTTCTCGTGTCGCTGCGAGTCACCACTGCCAATTGCTGCTAGCGTCGAGGAGATGTCGCTGCTGCCTTCTGCTCGTGAAGCCGCCAACGCGCCTTGCTGCTCGCGTCGAGGTGCGCTTAGAAGCACATCGCATCGAGGTGTGCttaggagccgccgccgcctgcttctCATGACACTGCCGAGGAGCGGCTGCCAGGGCTTGCTGCTCGCGTCGAGGCATGCTAAGGAGCCaccgctgctgcctgctgctcgTGTTGCCGAGCTGGCTCGCCggagccgcctccgccacctgcTCTTTCTCCCCTAGAGTTTGGGGATTCCTTGGTGTGGAAGAACAAATCTGACCAAACATATTTACTCAAGGGTAGATTGGGAATCCCATATTtcctaaatattttttctcttttcatttATATTTCTTTAACTCGATATTGTGTGACCACCAAACTACCGTTTAAAGTAGGGGCAAACGGTGACTTCGTTTAGAAAAAAACAGGGGTAAATctgcaaaccctaaaaagtaagggcaaaatcacaattgaGATTGAAAGTGGGGGTATAAATACAATTCtcccttattttttttcctacattacTTTGGTTCCTTCTTTAACTGTCCATGTTCTAGAACCATGAGCTAGaaaatcactttttttttaactagtaCCATTTCTACTTTCTTAgttcttcctttttccttttggttCATGTGGTTCGGCTTGCGTTCTGTCTATAGCCTACTCCAACTTGGTTGGGCCTAACGCCTGATGATTTTATTGTACTTTGTATTCTTCTCCAAGTAAGTTATATGGGGTCAGTTGTCCGCTTAGCACTTGAATCAAGCTTTATCACTTGGTGAGCCTGGTCATCACCAAATCAGTTgacataaatgaaaaaaatttagtgtagTTCAGTGTTATGGTGGTTCTGGTATTACAATTCTCCTTCTTTCGTATGCCAACCGATGATGCTGCTCTTCAAATTCTGCCCTGCTCAACTGCATTTTGAGTTAagctattatattttaggataaattgcAGTCAGTACATGCTTACATGCACACCTCATAAcacaaaatgaaaattttgatgtgttaCAGGTGGGCCTGTCGTATATGTGATATGAGCTCAGGACGTTTAAGGCCATGTGACTTCAAGTATACTAAACTATTAGCTTCTCTTCAAACTTTCAGATGCACATATAATTTTGAGATAAGGTACTGCTTTTCGAATTCTGACACATCCTTAGATCCAACAATTCTTGTCTACTTTATGTCACAAAGCTAGAAAAACACCATTCGATGAAGTGTTCTGGACTATCAAACATTAAAGATACATAAAAAATCAACTATGCATATCAGTTTTAATGTGTTACATGCACTTTAGTTAATCCATGCATTTGGCAATAGTACATTTCCCTGTACTGCAATGAGATCCCTTCTGTCGCATTCTGACTGATGATAATTTGCATTGCATACTGCCATAGACTGCCAGTTGTTCAAGCTGAGCCTTTTAAGAAGGTTATTTCGAAGGCAATCAGTCATCTCACGAAGCAAGTGCAGAATGCCAAAGCTTTGATTGATGGAGTCCTGGTATTTACACAGCTTCTTAGCCCTTATTCAGCTGgagaagtgaaaaaaaaatactacgaGTCAGAATAATTTGCATTATCTCTTAGAATTTTGGAGTCCTCTAGTTTTGTTTGTGTTTGACATCCTCTCATAGTTATGATGTATTTTCAACTAGTTTTTGGATGACATGGACAACACTTTGGAGGGGCCACATAACGTTACATTGTCCGAACAGTAAATTGACCATTTTGatgataattccatctaaaacaatCATTCAGTTGACTCAACTGAATATGCACAATAGAAGCACGCAAGTTATGCCAATTTGTTAAATTCTGACCAACCAAAGCtctcctaaaagaaacattCAACGGAACAGATCTCATAACATTAGCAATTGAATAATTCTTCCTTCGAACAATGGCATATAGAGACGGATACTTATCTTTAAAAGTCACGTTACCTATCCATTTATCTTTCCAAAATCTAGTTTGTTCCTCATTATTCACAATCCAGGAACCCATAttcaagaaagtatttttaacttTCATGAGACCTGATCAGAAATGAGAATCCCCTGGTTTCCTATCAACTTGAGTTATAGAATGGTTGGAGAGATACTTCCTTTTCAATAAGTCCTGTCAAACCCCTTGCTCATTTATTAACTTGAACAACCATTTACTCAAAAGACATTTATTTTGGATCTCCAAATCATGAACACCTAAACCCCCTTGGTCTTTGGGTTGACAAATTATATCCCATCTTGTTAgtctatattttttcttatgatcatcaccttgccaaaagaaacgtgatctataataatcaattttttgaaGAACTCCCTTTGGAATCTCaaaaaaagatatcataaacatagcCAAACTTGATAGAACAGaattaatcaaaaccaatcTTCCCCCCACAGACATATGTTTtcctttccaactactaagtttCTTCTTAATTCTTTGTTCGATAATCTTCCAATCTTTATTGCCAAGCTTTCTAAAATGCATTGGAATACCGAGATACTTAACAGGAAAAGAACCTAGCTTGCAGCCAAAGATATTAGAATATTGATCATTATATTTCTTTGcttgaccaaaacaaaataattcacttttgtgaaaatttattttcaagctagacaacttttcaaacactgataaaatcaatttcaaattcTTGACTTCTTGTAAATCATGCTCCAAAAATATGATGGTATCATTAGCATATTGCAAAATAGATAAACCATCATCCACTAAATGAGGTATTACCCCACTTAACAGACCAGCATCTTTAGCCCTCTTAATTAGTAAAGCTAGCATATCAGCCACGATATTAAAAAGAATCGGAGACAGAGGATCTCCTTGCCTAAGCCCTTTATAGGTTTGGAAGTTATTTCCAACTTGATCATTTACTTTAATACCAACATGACCACCTTGAATGAAAGAAGCTATCCATTGACACCATTTATGTGAAAAGCCTTTCATCCTCAATGTCTGTTGAACAAAAGACCATTTAACTTTGTCGTACgctttctcaaaatcaatcttaaagaTTACACTACTATTTTTACGATGCAATTCATGTATAGTCTCATGAAGAATAACAACCCCTTTCATAATATTTCTCCCAGGAATAAAAGCAGTTTGAGTAGGGCTAATTACCTTTTGTGCCACTCCAATAATTCTATTAGTAGCAACTTTGGTAAAAATTTTAAACCTAACATTAAGTAAGCAGATAGGCCTATATTGCTGGATTTTCATGGCCTCCATACACTTAGGCAAAAGAATGATAGTACCAAAATTAAGAGAGAATAAAGGCAAAGTACCATTATGAAACTCTTTAAAAAGATCTAACAAATCAGATTTAATAACATTCCAAAAAACTTGGTAAAACTCAGCTGGAAATCTATCAGGACCCGGAGCCTTGTTATGTTCCATTTGGAAAATTGCCTTTTTAATTTCATCCTCAGTAAATGCAAGGTGGGCTATGCATTTCATTGTGCATTTTTTACTGCTTCATTATCATCTCTCTCTTGACTTATCTTGGATCATTATGTCAATACAGGGAGATCACTACCGCCAATGGCTCCACTGGGAGTAACATGGATTGCCCATTCTCAATGGAGAAGACATTGTCCAACATATGCAAGAGAACTTTTTATGATATCTTTGATTAAGCATGTGACATTTACTTATTCGCATGCTCATATtctaaactttatatcaaacatGATTGCATTGGTTTCCAGTAGTCCATTTGTGTGTTGGTTAATAGGTGGAATACGGCGGGGGAGGGCGGACGGCAGTCCCGCGGCAGCGGCCCCACCCTCTACCTTTGACACTGGCTAGTTTGCCATCTTCCCCAGCGGTCGACGGTCGTGGAACATTTTCACTCTCAACAGGTGGAGAAACTGAATAGAATAGGTTTGATTTGGATTAGAGATTTTTAACCACCTGTAAAGAGGTTTATTGAGCCACGCTGCATTCAGTCACATTTGCTGTTTGTCCAATATTATCTGCTGAATGTTTATTTTGGTGAAGCTACTAGCTTGAATCTTAGTAATTCAACAAAATTTTGAATCTTGGTCTGTTAAGTTAATGTTCCTAATCAGTGAAATGGGGGGATTTTTGAGAATGCGAACAAAATAATCATATTTGTACCTGGGTCTCTGAATCAGTATAAAGTTCCTGAGAATGAGAATGGAAATAATCATATTTGTCTGAACCTTGGTCTTTGAATCAGTAGAATATGTGTTTCTATTAAGTTGATCTTGGTGTGAACCTTGGTCTTTGAATCAGTATGGACGTCGGtctgaatcttttgagcttaacCATGGTTCAGACCAATATTCTTCTAGCTTAGGTACTCGGCATCTATGTGGCTTCTACTCAACAAAGTGTCAGTTGAATTCAGTCGCATTTATCTTTGTGCAATACTTTTATCACATCTGATTCTAAAACATCTTTACCACATCTACTCCGGTGCTACTGAACTGAATGGAGTACTCCAGTTCAAGGCAACTAATATAGGCTTACTTCACAATTATCTGCTTAATTCAGTCACATTTACTCCCAGAAATTGTCTGCTGAAGCTGATCTGCTCCTAATACAGGAATACTCAACATCGAGTAATCTCAATTctgtgtcaaaaaaaaagtaatctcAATTTACATTCAGTCAAAAAATTACTCCTACTCTGTAATCTCAGTAAAGTCAGGAATATTCAGTCGATTCACATTTACTCAAGATTCAGTAATCTCAGTTGACACAATTAATTACTGTACTCAATTTACAATCTCAATTCAAtattcattaaaaaaagtacTCCATAACCTCAGTACATTCAGGAACATTCAGTCAATTCACATTCAGTTCTTGGCATGTTGGAATCTGCTGGTGGTGGTTCAAACTTAGGCCAAGCCTGGGACTTCACTTGGCACGAACTGCTTCAAAACTCTTGGCAGGACTGGGATTTTTTCAGAACTTCAAAACTCCGGCTAATGTTCTCTGAGAAGCTACAAACTGAGGCACCTGAACTGCTGCTTCCTGTCGACGAAGAACAGAGACCACATCGCGCAATGGACGTGGAGGAGGCAGGAAGCCACGGGCGCGCGgtgcggcgagccggcgacccCACGTCGTGAGCGGCACAGGCGGCGGCGTTGCTGATGTATATGGTCGGGAAGCAAAGTTGGAAAAAGGTTTTTTAAGTTGTATTCGGACGTCAAATATTAAAACACGTTTCTTATACAGGACGttattttaagaaaatgatGGGAGTATGTACTTTACATACTTTGTAATTATATACAATACCACGTTTTGATATTATCTTTTTAGGTTAAATGAAATGAGGAACATTTCATCAATGATAGCTAATTTCCTGGGATGTGCCGAAAATCCATCAGTATTTCCATAATTTGGATGCAGAGGTTATACTGAACATCTGCATTTCTTCAAGATCGGAGGAAGACTTCATTGCCTGGCACCCTGATAAAAACGGTATGTTCTCAGTTCGAAGCGCTTACAGATTGGCAGCTCAGTTAGTGAATATAGAAGAAAGTTCTAGCTCTGGGACAAATAATATTAACAAAGCATGGGAGATGATTTGGAAATGCAAGGTTCCTCAAAAGGTCAAAATCTTTGCTTGGAGGGTGGCCTCCAACTGCCTGGCGACCATGGTaaataaaaagaagaggaaattgGAACAATCTGATATGTGCCAAATCTGCGACAGGGAAAATGAAGACGATGCTCATGCTCTCTGCAGGTGCATTCAAGCTAGCCAGCTTTGGTCATGTATGCATAAATCGGGGAGTGTTTCAGTAGATATAAAGGCCTCTGTTTTAGGAAGGTTTTGGCTGTTTGATTGCCTTGAAAAAATTCCAGAATATGAACAGGCCATGTTCTTGATGACTCTGTGGCGCAACTGGTACGTGAGGAATGAGCTAATACATGGCAAGTCAGCCCCGCCGACGGAGACGTCACAGAGATTTATACAGAGCTATGTCGATTTACTGTTCCAGATCCGACAAGCTCCTCAGGCTGACCTGGTAAAAGGAAAGCATGTGGTGAGGACTGTACCTCTGAAAGGAGGGCCTAAATATCGAGTGCTTAACAATCACCAACCATGCTGGGAGAGACCAAAAGATGGCTGGATGAAATTAAATGTGGATGGATCCTTTGACGCTAGCTCCGGTAAGGGGGGTCTTGGAATGATCCTCAGGAATAGCGCTGGTGATATCATCTTCACTTCTTGCAAACCCCTTGAAAGATGCAACAACCCGCTAGAATCAGAGCTGCGTGCCTGTGTTGAAGGGCTTAAGCTGGCGATCCATTGGACTTTGCTTCCGATTCAGGTGGAAACAGATTGTGCCTCAGTGGTCCAGCTTCTGCAGGGTACCGGTAGAGATTTTTCTGTTCTAGCCAACATCATTCATGAAGCGAGGCATCTGCTGGTGGGTGAAAGGGTGATttctattaagaaaatatgtcgTAGCCAGAATTGCATTAGCCATCATCTTGCAAATACGGCTAGAGCTGATTTTCTTGCTGGATTTTGGTTGGGAGAGAGTTGTAATCTTATCTCACATTTATTAAGCGAGAACTTTATGAGTGAGTaatatatttctttccccccgcaaaaaaaaaatacccgtACTTCGCTACGGGTAGAAGGAACCGACACACTGAAACATGTATATTATTACTGTTTCAAGACCAATAAGATCTTTCATTGGCCTAACTATTGACCACAAAACCTAATAATAATCAGGACAGGCAAAAAAAACACTGTGATGTAGACTTAggatgctctctctctctcaacccTCATGGCAAGCACACGATCTTACTTTCAAAATCGTACATGGATTAGCGTGGAGTAGAGTCTTGCCACGCGCGGACGACAGATGGCGTGTGGACTCTAATCAGTAGATCTTATTGCAAGGCcatacttcaaaaaaaaaaatctaatttcgGCAAGTTTATTTCTATTGAAAAAGGTTTGTGAGGTAAGACATTATGTGTATATTAATATTAAGGTATATGCAACAAATTTCTATtgaaaaatgaaatgaaattatTGGAGGTGTATCACGAGGACCTTCGGCCGGGCCTACCAAAATTAGAGACGATCAAAGGCACGAACCGGAGATAATCAGCGAAGATCGAAGAGACGGCATGGGCGAAAGCCACATGGCGAAAGCCGTGGCGTGGAGATTAAGAGCCTCGCCAAAGACAGACTAGCCATGAGAAGACACGGTCGAAGGTCTAGGGCGAAAGCCTTGCCACGATAGGGACGGGTTTCTCTAGGCATCAGATCTCACCAGAAGGAAGCCTAGCGGGCCAACACACCTTCCGAAGGCTTCGCCAAGGGTTGGGCCGAAATATTTGGCCCATTAAGAGCCTATATAAGCAAAAGACACTGTGTGTACCCATAAAGATGTCCCTATTATAAGGGTAACTATGTAAATTTCCCTGTAAACCCCAGACCCTAAAATGGGAGAGTCTATAATAGGGCTATAAGTAGCCCCCTAGGGCAATGTAAAAAGGGGATCCAAAAATTTTTTACTAAACAATACAATTGTATTTACTTCCAACTACTGTTGAGAGAACTACGACTTTCGACGTGACGTGGTTATCTATATGACAACAGAGATAATCGCCAGTACAGTAAAGTCCTAAACCACATCACCGCTTGACAGACGCAATCAAGAAACAAACACCGTAATGATAGGAATGAAAATACTTAACAATATCAAAATTAGTCAGAAAATGGTAAAGGAAACAGTcatgaataataataaaatccTAATTCAAATCACCCCGAGGAGAAATGAGAAAGGAATAAACATCACGATTACTAACACGATCAACATTAATCAAACTAAATTCAGTTCCACTAATCTAGAAATAATATAATATGCATGAGTAATATTCATCTTATTTTTCTCACAAAATTTAAATCATCCAAAGGTGTAAAAACTGATTATGTAATCGAATATATTTAAATAGGCCGGGAAAACAACAGAAAACTTATTTGGTCCGGTAGCTTGCATGCGGTGCAGCCCGTCTAAAAGCCGAAGCCTGGCACAAAAGGAAAAATTATtcggtccctcaacttgtcatcgagttacaaaatcgtcccccaactgtaaaaccagatatatatgACATCACTTGACTTATAAAACCGTTCTCTTCAGattcttcggtggttttgaccccggttttatctaACGTGGTCGCTGAGTCAACGTGGGACCAAAATATCAGCATGGCCACatcagcctcctctctcttttcccctcttctctcccttcctcatctctctcgctCTTTCCCTTCTCTGCGAGGCCGACAGTGcaaggcgggagaggaggagggcgtcggcaGTCGGCGATGGAtgacgcggcggcggtagggGGAGGAGCTGCGGGCGGGCGGTAGGGGGAGGATGTGAGCTTCCGCTCGATGGTGCGAAGCCAATCATCAGCATCAAGTGGATCATCGGAGCGAGTGAACACCGGAGGTTGAGTACGCTGAAATTCAGCGAGTCCCCCGGTGGCAT
Above is a window of Oryza sativa Japonica Group chromosome 10, ASM3414082v1 DNA encoding:
- the LOC136353615 gene encoding uncharacterized protein isoform X1 produces the protein MVKTVVGEEAQLKALEETLSASASPAQVGLVVGKLSASSDRALAYSLIPTPPTDSGAPACSLLRAAPNPKAAKAASSDASSSLDFDVDWVAEHARQVSRMLLGGMTVIGIYIWASEASFKATSPAVLSQVLRAVSQVAPLYGTGVDERLLIHISYSPRRWACRICDMSSGRLRPCDFKYTKLLASLQTFRCTYNFEIRLPVVQAEPFKKVISKAISHLTKQVQNAKALIDGVLFLDDMDNTLEGPHNVTLSEQ
- the LOC136353615 gene encoding uncharacterized protein isoform X2 — translated: MVKTVVGEEAQLKALEETLSASASPAQVGLVVGKLSASSDRALAYSLIPTPPTDSGAPACSLLRAAPNPKAAKAASSDASSSLDFDVDWVAEHARQVSRMLLGGMTVIGIYIWASEASFKATSPAVLSQVLRAVSQVAPLYGTGVDERLLIHISYSPRRWACRICDMSSGRLRPCDFKYTKLLASLQTFRCTYNFEIRLPVVQAEPFKKVISKAISHLTKQVQNAKALIDGVLGDHYRQWLHWE
- the LOC136353615 gene encoding uncharacterized protein isoform X3, with the protein product MVKTVVGEEAQLKALEETLSASASPAQVGLVVGKLSASSDRALAYSLIPTPPTDSGAPACSLLRAAPNPKAAKAASSDASSSLDFDVDWVAEHARQVSRMLLGGMTVIGIYIWASEASFKATSPAVLSQVLRAVSQVAPLYGTGVDERLLIHISYSPRRWACRICDMSSGRLRPCDFKYTKLLASLQTFRCTYNFEIREITTANGSTGSNMDCPFSMEKTLSNICKRTFYDIFD